Proteins encoded by one window of Vidua chalybeata isolate OUT-0048 chromosome 10, bVidCha1 merged haplotype, whole genome shotgun sequence:
- the ATG4B gene encoding cysteine protease ATG4B encodes MDAATLTYDTLRFEYEDFPETKEPVWILGRKYSVFTEKEEILLDVTSRLWFTYRKNFPAIGGTGPTSDTGWGCMLRCGQMIFAQALVCRHLGRDWRWIKGKRQVDNYFNVLNAFIDKKDSYYSIHQIAQMGVGEGKSIGQWYGPNTVAQVLKKLATFDTWSSLAVHIAMDNTVVMEEIRRLCQSNVPCAGAAACPALESDVLYNGCPEDVGLRERLALWKPLVLLIPLRLGLTEINEAYIETLKHCFMMPQSLGVIGGKPNSAHYFIGYVGEELIYLDPHTTQPAVEPSDSGCLPDESFHCQHPPCRMSIAELDPSIAVGFFCNTEADFNDWCQQIKKLSLVRGALPMFELVERQPSHFSNPDVLNLTPDSSDADRLERFFDSEDEDFEILSL; translated from the exons CTACTCTTACCTACGACACCCTCAGGTTTGAGTATGAAGACTTCCCTGAGACCAAAGAACCCGTTTGGATCCTTGGCCGGAAATACAGTGTTTTTACAG AGAAGGAAGAGATCCTGTTGGATGTGACCTCTCGGCTTTGGTTCACCTACAGAAAGAACTTCCCTGCTATTG GAGGAACCGGTCCCACCTCTGACACGGGCTGGGGCTGCATGCTGCGCTGTGGCCAGATGATCTTTGCTCAGGCCTTGGTCTGCAGGCATTTGGGAAGAG ACTGGAGGTGGATAAAAGGGAAGAGGCAGGTGGATAATTACTTCAACGTTCTTAATGCCTTCATTGACAAAAAAGACAGCTACTACTCCATTCACCAGATAg CCCAGATGGGAGTCGGGGAGGGAAAATCCATAGGCCAGTGGTATGGACCAAACACGGTCGCACAGGTGCTCAA AAAACTTGCAACTTTTGATACGTGGAGTTCCCTGGCAGTACACATAGCCATGGACAACACAGTGGTGATGGAAGAAATCC GGAGGCTGTGCCAGTCCAATGTGCcatgtgctggagctgcagcatgCCCTGCCCTGGAGTCAGATGTGCTCTACAATGGCTGCCCAGAGGACGTGGGGCTCAGAGAGAGGCTTGCCCTGTGGAAACCACTGGTGCTGCTGATACCTCTCCGCCTCGGGCTCACAGAGATCAATGAAGCCTATATTGAAACACTAAAG CACTGCTTCATGATGCCCCAGTCCCTGGGAGTGATCGGAGGGAAGCCAAACAGTGCTCACTACTTCATTGGCTATGTAG gtgaggaGCTCATTTACCTGGACCCCCACACCACGCAGCCGGCGGTGGAGCCCAGTGACAGCGGCTGCCTCCCCGACGAGAGCTTCCACTGCCAGCACCCTCCGTGCAGGATGAGCATCGCCGAGCTCGACCCCTCCATTGCCGTG ggctttttctGCAACACAGAGGCAGACTTTAATGACTGGTGTCAGCAAATCAAAAAG CTGTCCCTGGTCAGAGGAGCGCTGCCCATGTTCGAGCTGGTGGAACGCCAGCCCTCACACTTCTCCAACCCCGACGTCCTGAATCTCACACCAG ATTCCTCTGATGCCGACAGATTGGAAAGGTTCTTTGACTCGGAAGATGAAGACTTTGAAATCCTGTCCCTTTGA